The window ACAATTCAGTGGCCATCATTGATGCTGATGGCACTGATCTTGGCCTCTATCGTAAATCACACATTCCAGATGGACCAGGTAATAAATGTCAGTAGTTTCCTGTTCTGCTGTAGATTGGGTTTATCTCATCTAAAGAAACTACCACTGTTTGTCAGGCTATCAAGAGAAATTTTATTTCAACCCGGGTGACACTGGCTTTAAGGTAATTGTTTGTTGTTCTAGGTTGCACTCCAACTTTATGTGTATATTCCTCACAAAAAAGTATAGATGGATTTATATATATTTGGAACTGTAACTGTGTTTATGGTCAGCAAATGTTCACTTTGTATTTACTCATATTGATGCAGGCTTTCAAAACCAAGTATGCGACGATTGGTGTTGGTAAGTTATTTTTGTTCTGCAGTGATACTGGAATTTATTTAGTTTATGTACAGTAATAGCACTAATAGTAATTAATGTTACATAATCTCACTCATAAATATGCCATCATTCTTGAACTTGTAGGAATCTGCTGGGATCAGTGGTTCCCGGAGTGTGCAAGAGCAATGGCTCTTCAGGGGGCTGAAATACTTTTCTATCCCACTGCAATTGGATCTGAACCTCAGGATGGTAACCTGGACTCTCGTGAACATTGGAAGCGTGTCATGCAAGGCCATGCTGGTGCCAATTTGGTACTATTTGTTGTTTTATATAGTTCATAATGCATTATCAGCTTCATATGGAATCATAAAGATGTTTCTATGATTGCTGTTCCTCTAAGTGATACTGGTGAAACAGTCTTTTCTCTGATCTGATCATGTCATGATCTACCTTGAATTATCCAGGTTCCTCTTGTTGCTTCCAACCGGATAGGCAGAGAAACTGTTGAGACTGAGCATGGCAAGAGCGCTATAACCTTCTACGGGAATTCCTTCATTGCAGGTAATCTAGCTTATGTATATCTTTATACTGGGAGATAGAAGAATCAGTATTAGAAACATGTGTTTAATTGAAGATTTGTGGTTCTCTGCAGGACCAACTGGAGAAATCGTGAAGCTTGCTAACGACAAAGAAGAGGAAGTGCTGGTAGCGGAGTTTGACTTAGACGAGATAAAGTCAACCAGGCATGGTTGGGGGGTATTCAGGGACCGCCGCCCTGAATTATATAAAGTGCTATTGACACTAGATGGTGAGAAATAATAACAAGCTCAAACTTTAGCGTGTGTATCTATCCTTGAATAGGACGTGATGAGCTCCACATTATTGGGAAGGCACAGGCTCCTCGAGTGTTGCCACCACATCGATGGTAGATTTTCCCTTTCCCTGTCCACATATGCTTTGCTTGCATCCGTACAAGCCACCTGTGTGATTCATGATATTTTACCATTTTCACATTTCATGAATAATATTGTCATGCAATGCAACGTAATGTTTTGACTGAGGACAAAAGCTATCAGAGATTCAACTAGTATGTGATCGCATCAATGCTTTCTTGTTACCCTTCGATTTATGCTAGCAATTTGAGTGTGCCTGGTTACTAAAGTGTGAGGATGATAATACTCTGCTGAAGCTGCAGAATCAGCATATTTGATTCCATATGCCAATCACGATCGCTTTGACTGACAACTGTTAGCTAACTTTGACATGTGATCCGTTCCTTTTTCCAGCAACCAAGTCAGGATTCTTGTGAACTCTGTTTTCTGTGTTCACTAAAGTGCTCGGGAGCACAAAATTTGCAGTAGCAGTGCCACGCCCGATACTTTAGCTTCTGTACTGGTGGACTTTGTTTTGTTGATTCCTGCAAGTTGAGTCCTTCAACTTCCTGACCAGAGTATTGCGAAGCCGTAGCAATGGGTTGGGTGATTGACTCACAACTGAACATAAATTCCGCTATATTTACATCTCTCTGAaagtgaaagaaaaaaaaacaacactAGGCGTGTGGAACTTGTTGACGAGTGCTGATTAAACCTCGGAGCAATAATCTAAAACCCTGTTCTATTCGTGCCCTTCTTGCTTTTTCTCATCTGCTGGTTCATGGTCTTGgcattgatgatgatgatgatgatgatgatgcacaTCCTCCGGTTCGTCCTCCGGCTGGTGCTGCGCGAACTGGAGTTTGAACCGGCCGCCCTCCCGGCGCGCCTGGAGCAGCTCCCGGGACGGTATCCTGATCTCCCGCAGCACGAGGCGGCCGTCCTCCCGGTGGGGCCGGAGGTAGAGCCACGGCTTCCCGCCGGCCCCGATCACCGAGATCGGGGGCGGGAACGGCGCCGGCCTCCCGCCCCTCGCCCGCCTCCCCGGcccctcgccaccgccgtcgcggtGCTGCCTCTTGCACGGCACCACCAGGGTGTTGACATCGTCGGAGAGATCGCTGAGGTCGATGTCACCGGAGCTCTCGGAGCCGAGGCCCTCGGTGCAGATCCCGAGGTGGCGCGGCGGGAAGGGCGGAGGCGCCTTGGTGCactgccgtggcggcggcggcggcgggggcggcgttaCCGCCGCATCATCATCGAAGCCGGTGAGAAACGGGTCGGGTGCCTGCGACGAggacctcgccggcgcggccagCGCCAGCGGCCGGGTCCCCTGCTGCTGGTACCCGTAGGCGCACGCGGTCGCGGCCATGCACGCCACCcgggcgggcgcgcggcgcgtgGTGAGGCGAACTCGCCCTCGTCCTTGTTGCGGGCGTGTCGGGCCCCTGCTGTCCCCGCCTGGCGCCCCTGTATTATAGGAACCGGACGGGACTCGTGGCCGCGCCCTGGGGGCGCCCTGAAGAGGTGCGGTGGCCGAGCGGCGGCTGGGGCTACGGCGCCCCTGCGCGCGGGGCAGCGGGCGGATTGGATGGGCTGGATGGACGGTCGGACGCGCTTGCGGTTACGATAGAGATTCCGAGATTCAGATGAGATCGAGGCCGCAACGCCTCCCATCGCTGCGGCTGGAAGGTCGCGTGCCGGCGATCCGCTCGGTTCTTATCCGCGTCAGCAACCAACGTTTGTTACGGCGGGTTCGGATGGGGATCGACCGCGTCCTGGAGACCGGCAGCGTTTTGCGTCCAAAATCTCGCCAGCTTTGACCGCGAATGCCTGTTGATCCTTGTAATTCCAAGTAAATACATCTGCTGAAGCGATGAGGACGATGATCACCCCGCGATCCTGCTGAAGCGCAAGCGTTTACAGGAGGCGGCCGGTCAGGGTTTGGCACCTGCTCGTGGGCACGGTTGGCGTATCGATTGGTTTGTGTATACATTTGGGTGAGATGAGCGAGGAGAAGGAAAGACGGATTGACACTCAACATGGCGAGCAGCATCTGACGGAGGAGGAAGCTGATGATGATTCGGCTCCTGGTTCCGAGGGGTGGAGCTGATGATCGAtgtgggcgcggcgcggggcggcggaggctgCAATGTTGCCGTGCTAAATGTGTCCTCTGGAGACTCTGATACTCGGCTCTTGATTTTATGGATCCCTAGCTAGTTGGAACTTTGGGCAGGAGAGGTTCACGAGGCCGCCGGGACGCCGCCACCCAACGGACGGACGGCTCTTAGTCTTAGCCAATAGCAACTCGCGAAGCAGAGACCCGGCAGCACGGATGCGCGCAGGGGCCAAATTATTGTGTGATGCCATCCAAGTACGCTATTTTGGATCTTTTGGCCACCGCAGTCAAGAGCTCACACCGGCGCTTCGATGAGCAAGGAGGTGACTGGGATCGGGCAGTGGCTACCGGCCGCGGGTTTTATTTGGAAAGGGGAGAAACATGGAAatgaggccgtgtttagatcagGGAGGTGGaaacgcaaaaaatttttgcgtgggaatcttcccaatttaaagtactaaataaagtctatttataaaactttttacacagatgggttgtaaatcgcgagacgaatctaatgatgttaattaattcatgattaatcaataattagcggatggttactgtagcatcactgttgcaaaccATGAATtaggtaggctcattagatgcgtctcgcgatttacagcccaaccatgcaaaaagttttataaatagacttcatttagtacttcaaattagcaagattctttttcactttaatgcgtttacggcttttttgcgtttacggggtgggatctaaacacaccttgAGTTTCATGAGCTGTTTGCTTCATGAACAACGACAAACCCCTTGTTTAGAtgtcttcaaaattccaaaactttacaagatttcccatcacattgaatctttgaacgcatgtatgaagtattaaatatagctaaacaaaataactaattacacagtttgtctataatttgcgagacgaattttttgagcctagttaacccatgcgggacaataattaccaaatacaaacaaaagtgctacagtattttacaatcaaaattttatgcatctaaacaaggggtAAATAGGACAATACTAGTCCCAACAACCAATGCTCTTGCACGGACTACAAATTTTTATAGACGCAAGTGTGAAATGTTCTAACATAATAAATTGTAATACTATATAATCAGAATGGCTCATCTTAGCTCCCTCTCATTTTTTTATATTCTAAGTAAATATTCATATTGATACGTTGTAATTTTTATCATGCTGTGATAGAGTTTCATTTCCATTCGTAGTTTTTCCTCTCTTTGCATCACATCTGCTCCATCAAATCGTTTTTTTATGCAAATGAGGTGTGTTTGGGCGGAGTGTGACATATTGATCCGGCTTCAAATCCAAAGAACTGAACCCCGCAACTTTAGCACCACGAATCCTCTGGCTATCAACCAAGCTGAGAAGGCTTACTCTTGCCTGCGAAAACGAATAACACAAACAAGTGCACGGAGAAGCAACCAAATTGCGAAACGAATTCGATCAACTCACGATTGGGATCTTACAAACCGATGAACGACGGCTGTTCTAGActtaagcaaaacccaaaccctagaggAGGGAGTGGCGGCTGGTTAAATAGTCTTAGGGGCGGCCAAGGTCCCGTGGACAAAACTCTAATGGGCCTTAGCAAGATACACGGCCCAAAAGACCAAAAGGAAGTGACGCAGCACggggacagattctggacgccaTCTTGTTTGGACGATTCCCATCGACTCCGGATGGATTTGGGCCTGAGGCCGGCTCCCTTGGAAAGGTTATCTTCTTGGGTTTCCATCCACAGAAAGAACATCCAATTCTGAATCCGTAAGCGTTTATTACAGACTGCTCCTGGACCTCGAAACAGACCTGAGTATGACTTGGTTTGAGCATCCCTCTTGACTTGGCcgcccttgctggtcctccacacctccaagcccatctccaagcatTCCTTGACCTTTCCATGGTTCCTAATTACAATATAATCATTAGGTAACAATCTATTCTCATAATCATACAAAGGGGTGTTTAGAAACGAGCTCACCTCTAGATTCAATTGTCGAGCTAGAGCTCTAGTGATTGGACCTTGAATGACCAGTGAAGGATTGATGTTTGTATCCATAGGAGTGATGTCCTCGTCAAGATAGGTAATTAAATATAAACTTATTTTAAACTATTTTCATAACGCAATAGATGGGtaactttgaaaaaaaaattatggggTTGCTTTGGTCTATTTACATAATGGCAAATATGATCCAATGGCTGTGTTATTGCCAGTGACAATGAAGATTAATGTGTGGAGGCTGTGTGATGGTATGAGATGTGTCTATGACATATGAACCTTAGGACTAAGGAAGTGTGGTAAACGCCTATGGGAGATACCATCAGATCTTGAACTTATATTGACCCAATGAAGACACATGAGAGGCTGAACCGACATATATCTTGAAAGTGTAGCGACCCTATGATCGTCAACAGCAGTCCAAGCTGATACATTTTGAAATCATAGCGATCCTATGATCATCTAATAGTGAGCATGTGTTGACCATCATAAGGAGATAAAGGCGCAAAGGTATCTCGATGCTACTGGACACATCACAAACCGTCAAAAGAATACTTAGCCTCATAAGGAATAAATCAAGGAAAATACAAGCAGCTGAGTTTGAGCCTTGAACCTAGGTTTCACCATACAGACCATAACCACATGAGATATACTTAGATCGCTGAGAGTAGATAAAGTTGATATAGAGATAAAGGAGTTTGGTCTACCACAGATTTTTGCTTTTTGCTATGTCTAACCTTAGGCATTAACCCCACTAGTAGTTTATTGAATCATAAGTGCCTCGATCAAGATGTTACTAAGAAAGCTCCATTATTAGATTCTCAACTAATAAATCGCTATGtcaaagaaagaaacaaagaaaatgtGGTGTAGCTGTGGTTCAATAAATCTAATAATGGGGCTTATTATTAGATTTTCTTTGACATAGTGATTACAACAAAACTTCTAGCCATAGAGACAAAGAAACAATGTCTCTATGGCTAGAAGCTCTGTTTCTTTGTTCTATCCATAGAGACATTGCTTCcttgttctttctttttgttcttaGAATAACTAGAGCAGATTCACTCTTGAAGTATGACTTGCAATTTGAGATAAGTGGTTGCAGTCCTCTAAAAATAAAGTCATTCGTTCCTTTGCATCTAACCAACTAAGGGAGATGATAATGTCCATAAAAAATGGCACACCCAGCTGGGTTTATTGAAATTCAAAGACCAACAGGGATTATCTTGAGTAATTTGCAGACCAATTGCTGCCCAGCACTCTTGCAAATGAACAAGTAATGAAGAGGTGTGCGAGATTTTCCTCTATGCCCTATGTGCAGCAAACACAGATATAGGATGGAAGATGCAGGTTACACCGTTTCAGCAGGCCTCTAGTGCTCAATCTGTCTTTAAACAATAACCAAAAGAAGACCTTGTGTTTGTTTTGACAGGCTGACTTCCATAGCCAAGAATAGACTAGTTGCAGTGATGTAGGACTGGCCCGATCTTCTGAGAGGTAGGGTAAATTTGATTGGTGgagtatgtgacgttggcgatccggcttctaatcagacacgattCGAAGTCCCGCAACCGTTACAATgctgctccgttggttatcaaccaagcacaacttaaTTAACCTCGCTGAGAAGGCTcatcctgcaagcgaatcgaagaacacaagcaataaAGGGTAAACgtgcaatctgaaattgcataTTTGTATGAAGCGAAAATCAAAAGGGTTCAAACTCTGATCACAAAAGGACTAATCGCCACAGTGGTGAACAATAAAAACGGGGCCCCTGATTCACAGCAAAAGGACTTGTCGTCACAGTTACAATGAAGAAGACAGATTCTCGAAGGAAAACTtgatctaaacaaaacccaaaacccgaaTGTGGCGGCGGCTACTGATTATATGAGGGTTGGGGCGTGC is drawn from Panicum virgatum strain AP13 chromosome 1N, P.virgatum_v5, whole genome shotgun sequence and contains these coding sequences:
- the LOC120655947 gene encoding N-carbamoylputrescine amidase-like isoform X2 is translated as MAAAAGRKVAVAAVQFACTDVEAENVATAERLIREAHKKGAKIVLIQELFEGHYFCQAQRMDFFRRAKPCKGNPTIIRMQQLAKELEVVIPVSFFEEANNAHYNSVAIIDADGTDLGLYRKSHIPDGPGYQEKFYFNPGDTGFKAFKTKYATIGVGICWDQWFPECARAMALQGAEILFYPTAIGSEPQDGNLDSREHWKRVMQGHAGANLVPLVASNRIGRETVETEHGKSAITFYGNSFIAGPTGEIVKLANDKEEEVLVAEFDLDEIKSTRHGWGVFRDRRPELYKVLLTLDGEK
- the LOC120655947 gene encoding N-carbamoylputrescine amidase-like isoform X1, with the translated sequence MLTIFSLLQTTSSSSSSRSPSSGRSESWRGVGEVGTRAAGAEARMAAAAGRKVAVAAVQFACTDVEAENVATAERLIREAHKKGAKIVLIQELFEGHYFCQAQRMDFFRRAKPCKGNPTIIRMQQLAKELEVVIPVSFFEEANNAHYNSVAIIDADGTDLGLYRKSHIPDGPGYQEKFYFNPGDTGFKAFKTKYATIGVGICWDQWFPECARAMALQGAEILFYPTAIGSEPQDGNLDSREHWKRVMQGHAGANLVPLVASNRIGRETVETEHGKSAITFYGNSFIAGPTGEIVKLANDKEEEVLVAEFDLDEIKSTRHGWGVFRDRRPELYKVLLTLDGEK
- the LOC120655948 gene encoding protein FANTASTIC FOUR 3-like, whose product is MAATACAYGYQQQGTRPLALAAPARSSSQAPDPFLTGFDDDAAVTPPPPPPPPRQCTKAPPPFPPRHLGICTEGLGSESSGDIDLSDLSDDVNTLVVPCKRQHRDGGGEGPGRRARGGRPAPFPPPISVIGAGGKPWLYLRPHREDGRLVLREIRIPSRELLQARREGGRFKLQFAQHQPEDEPEDVHHHHHHHHQCQDHEPADEKKQEGHE